In Camelina sativa cultivar DH55 chromosome 13, Cs, whole genome shotgun sequence, the genomic window TTAATATTGGTTTAGTTATTGTCAAACATTGAAAAAGTAGTTATCACACGTGGCAAAAACTTAATTTGAGAAGCCATTGCATTTGTGAACTTAAAAGGACCCTTCGGCTTGCAAAAAGAAGAGTCAATGTAGGAATGGTCTGAGCATCCTCCTGACTCCATCACGTAGTAAGAATGGGGAAAAACATTAGACCAGGTCACATTTTGAAGCACTCGATCAAGCTTCTTGCAAATGACACCACTTTCTCGCCTGTTAGTCCAAGTGAAACAAGGACCATGAACCGCCAGTTCCGGAAAAGAACAATAACGAATAACTTCCTGAAAATCTCTCATCCCTTGAGTCACAAAAGGAGAGACACCGCCATTGGAATGCTCCTCAACATCTATTGTCTCATTAAAGTCACCAAATAAGAGCCATGGTATACCTCGGACTGTAGCAAGATCATGTTGATGTTTAAGATCCTGCCACAATCCCTCTCGCTCTTCCGCCGTGTTAAAAGCATAAATAAACGAACACCAAAAGACCTCAGCCATTCCCGGAAGCTGAACTTCACACGTAATCACCTGACCACCTTTAGACAAAACCCGTAGCTTAGTTTGCGGAGAGCTTAACACCCAAATCCTCCCCAGCCTACTAAACTCATAATTGGAGAGGAGGTTCCAATCACCAAACATAGAGTGTAGAGCCTTCCCAACTCGAGCCTCCCGAACCTTTGTTTCAACTatacaaccaaactgaaaatcATTCTTCCTAACCCACTCCTTAACCAATAACTGCTTCTTAGACTTATTCAGACCACTACTGTTCCAGAAGAATCCAGACATTAACAATTGGATTAATGTATTGGATTGGACCAACTTACATTATCGGATTTCAAAAGAACAGGTCTAATGTATTGGATTGGACCAACTTACATTATCGGTATCGACTTCAAGATTCACATAGTTCTGGATTCTTGAAACTTCTTTTGGAACTCACCTAAATCCCACCCACCAAACACTAACAATCATGGCCCCATCTAAATTAATTTCTTTAGAATCACAAACAGATAGAACGTTTGTGTTGGCTCTAGAACTATctagaaaagagaaataaaggAACTTAGCAAGAACATCTGCAGCAGAGAACCGTTCCTTGGGGTTTTTAGTAAGCATCATTTTGACAAGATGTTTTGCCATCACAGATATTGAAGGCCATGGTTTGCTCTCATAATCAATTTGGTCCCTCAATACCTCTTTGAGAAGCTCTTCTTTAGTTTCTACAATGTATGTACAACATAAACCTATAAACTACGTACAGATCAAACACCAAGGATAAACAAATCCAGTTGCTCTAAGTTTTTACCGGCCACATAGGGAGGTTTGCAACAGAGCAGCATGTTGATAAGTTACATAGGGTGTACGTCAGGAGGAGGACACAGGAGAGTGGTGCCACTTCCACGTGTGAAGGGTAATGCTTTTGCAAGAGTGATGAGTCATTCAGCAGGCACGTGTGAAGGGTTTTGAGGGCGGCTAAACAATAAGATGGTATAAATAAAGCTGGAGGAGGATTAAGAGGGGCATGTTGATTATTGTGAGGGATTAGACGACATGAGTCTAACGTATGGGGGCGGNNNNNNNNNNNGGGGGAGAAGAATCTGAGAGTATGTTGAAGATTCTGATCTCATCTTTCActatttcaatatttatctCTTTGTATTCTGAGTTTTCCTTTTGAGAGTTGTAATCAAACAGTGATTTTTAATAAAGACTAATGGTTACATTTATGAGATTAAGCTACTGTTCATATAGTTTGATGGATTGAAGCTTAACACATGTACAATATAATCCCTGCACTCCAAACGTCTGCTTCTTTCCCGTAACTATCACTTACTACCTCAGAGTCAAACGTAGTAAGCACTCCCAATACGACCATGGTATACTTCTCCTGTTTTTGTAGGTTTCAGACACAATGCATCAAGTCAATCAGAAGAAGTTAGAACCAAACAATCTGTTCAAGAAAAGACAATGAGTCACCAAATTCGAATCTCTATGAATCAAAACAGAAGTAACCAAATTTTCTCTATGAAGCTACCAAACGCAGATTTTGATACTACAGAGACTTGTGTAAGACAAATGTAtagatttaaaacatttaaataatcCAAATCTACCTCTAGCTTCAGTTTTGAGTCCAAATGTGAGCGATGGTAAAACATTACTAAAGAACAACCTCTATACTCTGTTTTTGAACCCCTAAAAGAACTGTTGCACTAGTTGTAAAAACGTCTTTacctttaaatataatttaacattacattcaaaaaaaaaaaaaaggtcattGTTCATCCAGGCTAGTGCCAacattagattaaaatttttggtCTTCAATTTAATTATTCAAACAGGTCATTTCTTTATATGTATGATTTTTACTTAGTCCTCGAAGATCATTACAGAGAATACAAAACTAGTCTATGTCAATAACATCTGCAGTATAGTAACATAGTTGATGTCAAAATACACGGTAGAAGTATGATCCTTAatcaacaataaataaacacaaagaagaaaaaaaaaaaNNNNNNNNNNNNNNNNNNNNNNNNNNNNNNNNNNNNNNNNNNNNNNNNNNNNNNNNNNNNNNNNNNNNNNNNNNNNNNNNNNNNNNNNNNNNNNNNNNNNNNNNNNNNNNNNNNNNNNNNNNNNNNNNNNNNNNNNNNNNNNNNNNNNNNNNNNNNNNNNNNNNNNNNNNNNNNNNNNNNNNNNNNNNNNNNNNNNNNNNNNAGAGTTTTAAGAACACCAAACAACCTTCTTAGTCTGGAACTGGAATCAGACTTGGAACGTACACATAGCTACAAATAAACGGGTCACTGTAGTGAGATCCATGTAGTCCTGTCTCGATTTGTTTTCTGATCCCACCTTGATCAATTTGGTAAAAAGTGATGCAAGCACACCacttatcatcatcttccttgACATATCCTTCGCACCATGCCATGATAATTTTGTGATTTCCAATGGAGTATCCCGGACGAGCCATATCAGTATGGTACTGTAACAACGGAAGCTGAGGGCTAGTGAcattaaaaaatttggtaaacGAAACACCTCCGTCACTCACCTTGTTTGTCACCCACACCTCAATCTCAGTTGATACTTCTTCGTCACCATGTTGTACATCTTGTAGAAATAAAGAGAGCCTATCTCCACTGAAACAGCCTAATCGTTTAGTCTCCCGGGTACGAGGACAAACACATACGTTCTTGAACGTTTCCATGGTGAAATCAAAACTTAGAACATATGTGTCAGCAATCCAATACATATTACCCTTCACTGACACACCTTTGCACTGAGGATCAACATACCAATCGAACTTAGCATCAAGAGTTCTCCACGAATCAGACTTGAATTCATATATCTCACACTGTTCTGGATCATCAAAAGACAGAGGACCAGAAAACCTCAAGATCTTGTAGTTATGGCGACACGTATTGTCGTATCCAATCCCAAAGTAATCAGATTTAGAGTAGCAGACCAAGGGTTCGATCCGTTTGATTTTACTCGTAACCGGATTCCAAACTGCGAGATCGATGTCTCTTTCTCTATCGTAAATCGGGTGACCACCGAAACACAGCATGAGTCCATCACAGTGAACCATAGAATCAAACGAATGTGGAGAGCGAAACACGTCTGGGAGTGGTGAATCTTTATGGATTCCGGTCACCGGATCCATGATTTGAACCGTCTGATAATCATCGATCCTTAAGAAACGTTCCGGAGAGCGATCCAAGTGATTGTACATGAATCTCTTGTCGGTGATGAGATCGTACCATTGCTTGCACGTCCACTTGAATCGGTTCAAAGACTCAGCCGGAGTCCTGATTAGTATCTCTTCTATTAGCTCAAATGGCAAAAACCGCAACAGATGCTTCGAAGAAGCCATGAACTGATTGAAACAGAGAGATGTGGTTTCTTGATGGATAaggtttcttgtttccttttttagttAGGTTTAAGACTTTAAGATCGTGGTCAACCGAACCAAAAAATACCAATCGAATTAAAGTAAACCAAAAATGTTGAGCGGTtcagattttttataaatattttgatgggtattaaaaaaacttttgataaaagaagaaagatatacAATTTTAGAAAATAGATATTATTCAATCTCAATATTCATATTGTATGCATATTAGAGTAATCAAATGTGTACCGGTTTAGTGTTGGTTAATATAGGTTTAGTATTGATACCAATGTTCTCAAATATTAATAGAAGAATCATATTGACAAAGTTATCACACTTTATAATTAACACAATCAACACAAATACCAAAAGAATTAATGAGTCCGTTATAGGGATTTGACAGCTCAACCTAACTCTCTCACTTTGGTTTTCTCCCATATGATTCAATTCATTGGAAGAAGTTCCCCTTATGCCTGCAGGCAGCTGTCACTTTTCATCATTGTGCGGAACTCATCAAAGTTTATTTTTCCATCCTGTAACACAGAGTTACGTTGTTCATCACTTACAAggtttcaaaaaacaaaaaacaggtataatgttttatgtttgatGTATTGGATTGGACCAACTTACATTATCGGTATCGAATTCGGTTATGATTTCTTTGATACtaccttcttcatcttttaCACCATACTCCTTCATCGCCATCTCCAACTCTTCCTTTGTTAAGTGCCTTTTGTATAAGACAAACCATTTCacattttagtttaaaatttcatCTCATTGTTCCTATTGGCATCTGATAAGCAAAAGTAGAAAGAAACTTACCCGTCGTTGTCTTTGTCAAAGTGTTGAAATAATTTGTACAAATGATCATCTCGATCCAGTTTATATCTATGCATCGTCGCAGAGATAAACTCGTCTATGTCGATTGTTCCATTACCATCCACATCAGCCTGAAatgtttttctctgtttgttcAAGATTTTGGATTTGACAAGTGATCAGCAAATGGCAAGTTAAAAGATGTGATGATAACTCACAGCTTCCATGAGTTCCTCCACTTCGGTTTTAGTGAGTTTAGATCCAAGTCTGATCAGGCCTGTTTTGAGTTCTTGAAGTGTAATTGTGCCACTTTTGTCAGTATCAATGTTGGTGAACAGTGTCTTAAGACCTTTGATTTCCTCTTCTGATAGATTTGCTGCACTAACCTGAAAAGCAGATTGCACACATCATAACCGATGTTTCATACATACACAATTATAGGATGAAAGATTATTTTCAAGGATATGTATGAGATGTAACATAAATTAGAAAGAACCGAGACACTCTTTACCTTTAGAGCTAGTTTCTTAAACTTGTTCATATGTCGAAACTCCTTCAAACGGGATAAAACAACTCCATCAATAGGCTTATCTGAAGCTTCTCCGTCTTTTAGCCATGGATGTCCTATATACAACAAACAAGACTTTAAGATTCCTTTAACTCCTAAAGTTCTATTGAGGAAACTTCTagattcttgaaacttcttTTGGAACTCACCCAAATCCCACCCATCTAAATTTGAGTTCTTTAGAATCACAAACAGATAGAACATCTGTATTGGCTCTAGAGCtatatagaaaagagaaaataaaggaaCTTACCAAGAACATCTGCAGCAGAGAACCGTTCCTTGGGGTTTTTAGTAAGCATCTTTTTGACAAGATGTTTTGCCTTCACAGATATCAAAGGCCATGGTTTGCTCTCATAATCAATTGCGTCTTTCAATACCTCTTTGAGCAGCTCTTCCTCAGTTTCTACACAACATAAAACCTATAAATTACAGACTAAAcaccaagaaaagaaacaaatcctGTAGCTTTAAGTTCTTACCGGCCTCATAGGGAGGTTTGCCACAGAGCAGGATGTACAAAATAATCCCTGCACTCCAAACGTCTGCTTCTTTCCCG contains:
- the LOC104737315 gene encoding putative F-box only protein 15; translation: MASSKHLLRFLPFELIEEILIRTPAESLNRFKWTCKQWYDLITDKRFMYNHLDRSPERFLRIDDYQTVQIMDPVTGIHKDSPLPDVFRSPHSFDSMVHCDGLMLCFGGHPIYDRERDIDLAVWNPVTSKIKRIEPLVCYSKSDYFGIGYDNTCRHNYKILRFSGPLSFDDPEQCEIYEFKSDSWRTLDAKFDWYVDPQCKGVSVKGNMYWIADTYVLSFDFTMETFKNVCVCPRTRETKRLGCFSGDRLSLFLQDVQHGDEEVSTEIEVWVTNKVSDGGVSFTKFFNVTSPQLPLLQYHTDMARPGYSIGNHKIIMAWCEGYVKEDDDKWCACITFYQIDQGGIRKQIETGLHGSHYSDPFICSYVYVPSLIPVPD
- the LOC104737318 gene encoding calcium-dependent protein kinase 31-like, coding for MGCSISKDPKPSKKTILEKPFVDMKQLSGQPNIIEFKRAYEDKESVHIVMEFCGGGELFKKIEALSDAGKCHSEKDAVEIIRPIVNVVKNCHFMGVMHRDLKPENFLFSSNGEDAVLKAIDFGCSVFIGEGEVYRKRVGSAYYVAPEVLQGNYGKEADVWSAGIILYILLCGKPPYEAETEEELLKEVLKDAIDYESKPWPLISVKAKHLVKKMLTKNPKERFSAADVLGHPWLKDGEASDKPIDGVVLSRLKEFRHMNKFKKLALKVSAANLSEEEIKGLKTLFTNIDTDKSGTITLQELKTGLIRLGSKLTKTEVEELMEAADVDGNGTIDIDEFISATMHRYKLDRDDHLYKLFQHFDKDNDGHLTKEELEMAMKEYGVKDEEGSIKEIITEFDTDNDGKINFDEFRTMMKSDSCLQA